Proteins from a genomic interval of Kitasatospora herbaricolor:
- a CDS encoding M48 family metallopeptidase → MKGSAAVEVLRVDDLDVQVRVSEHRRQVRLTVERDSTVNATVPPGTGQAELVKLIRSRRRWLYGKLAERESLSNGRPSREYVSGEGFPYLGRNHRLLVVETSPADVRLLRGRLEIRQDVLRDPSMALIAWYTRRGESWLPDRLQPWAARLDVAYGELRVRPLGYRWGSCSLHGHLNIHWATMQLPPDLIDYVLVHELAHLHVPDHSERFWRMVQRAMPDCGARRDRLRRLGPDLWLPETKITT, encoded by the coding sequence GGGTCAGCGAGCATCGGCGGCAGGTCAGGCTGACCGTCGAGCGTGACTCGACGGTCAACGCCACCGTCCCCCCGGGGACCGGGCAAGCCGAGCTGGTCAAGCTGATCAGAAGCCGGCGGCGATGGCTGTACGGCAAGCTCGCCGAACGCGAGTCGCTGAGCAACGGCAGACCCTCGCGTGAGTACGTCTCCGGCGAGGGCTTTCCCTACCTGGGGCGCAACCATCGGCTGCTAGTGGTCGAGACCAGCCCGGCCGACGTGCGGTTGCTGCGAGGTCGGCTGGAGATCCGACAGGATGTGCTCCGCGACCCGTCCATGGCCCTGATCGCCTGGTACACCCGGCGTGGTGAGAGCTGGTTGCCTGACCGGCTACAGCCGTGGGCCGCGCGGTTGGACGTGGCTTACGGTGAACTCCGGGTCCGTCCTCTGGGCTATCGCTGGGGGTCGTGCTCGCTGCATGGCCATCTCAACATCCATTGGGCGACCATGCAGCTGCCGCCCGATCTGATCGACTATGTGCTCGTGCACGAGCTAGCCCATCTGCACGTGCCCGATCACAGCGAACGATTCTGGCGAATGGTTCAGCGGGCCATGCCCGACTGCGGTGCCCGTCGCGACCGGCTGAGACGGCTCGGTCCCGATCTCTGGCTTCCGGAAACAAAGATCACCACTTGA